In Verrucomicrobiota bacterium, the following are encoded in one genomic region:
- a CDS encoding c-type cytochrome: MRFYPTRVHKFTLLVLLATSFLCAAASDRSYEVQNELPAHIQPSLSPPLSPEEALKSFQLEAGFEIELVAAEPLVEDPILMEWDLFGRLWVCEMRGFMLDVNATGELDEVGRIAVLEDSNQDGSLDKVTHFTEGLVLPRAMRVFQEGVLVGEHDKLWFYPDADNDLVPEDKVLVDAEYATTGSVEHRANGLLIGLDNWIYNSNSEKRYKRVDGEWIIEATEKRGQWGITQDDYGRMYYNFHWSQLHADTAPPSATLQNPNFTPKLSSGLTVTTDQRVFPTRMNTSVNRGYRDGILDNEGKLVRFASACSPWVYRGGTFPSTYNGNVFVCGPGANIVKRTLITDHGLRVSAINAYPDREFLASTDERFRPVSFAGGPDGSLHIVDMYRGVIQQADFITTYLRKDVIARKLEQPVHYGRIFRICSTGSSPTDPINFQSLSTLEWVNLLTHSNAWMRDHAQQWLVWKKPDEAIAPLNDLANGKNVLAAIHALWTLSGMKQDTFRTCLNLIPKSHNQLSITARTLATAQANNKKRTDDLVTTLEKQFPENEALSFHTLLALSKIKKTEEAKLTKDIVSLHMESPYIREALISGLNEKENDFLNAYLHDSTWLTPSPGKQVLLQDLAATVVRSKDSIGKAHLFQFATGSDWKAQAIKEGLLVALIERDTPLTFPKNPGLKDSRFLPYLQWPGHNPASASEARALSSAEKQLFVVGQAIYGNLCAACHGSDGKGLMSLGPPLARSKWVTGDPERLAKILLNGLEGEIEVNGKIYAPPEILPAMPPIGMMSDTEIAATITYIRRSWGHTADPVTRGDITRVRDTTMAQMGAWKVEQLLSVSE, from the coding sequence ATGCGATTTTACCCTACAAGAGTTCATAAATTTACCCTGCTGGTTTTGTTAGCGACCTCCTTCCTTTGCGCGGCAGCTTCCGACCGCTCTTATGAAGTTCAGAATGAACTGCCGGCCCACATTCAACCATCCCTGTCTCCTCCTCTCAGTCCCGAAGAGGCTTTAAAAAGCTTTCAATTGGAAGCGGGCTTTGAAATCGAATTGGTCGCAGCCGAACCTTTAGTTGAAGACCCTATTCTCATGGAGTGGGATCTGTTCGGACGGCTTTGGGTCTGTGAGATGCGTGGATTCATGTTGGATGTGAACGCCACAGGAGAGCTAGACGAAGTGGGCCGAATTGCCGTATTGGAAGACAGCAATCAGGATGGAAGTTTGGACAAGGTTACCCACTTTACCGAAGGGCTTGTCCTGCCCAGGGCCATGCGCGTTTTCCAGGAAGGCGTGCTTGTTGGCGAACACGATAAGCTCTGGTTCTACCCGGACGCTGACAACGATCTGGTTCCTGAAGACAAGGTTCTTGTCGATGCCGAGTATGCAACAACCGGCAGTGTTGAACACCGGGCAAATGGATTGCTCATCGGACTTGATAACTGGATTTATAATTCCAATTCCGAGAAACGCTATAAGCGGGTCGATGGTGAATGGATCATTGAAGCCACCGAAAAACGCGGCCAATGGGGAATCACTCAAGATGACTACGGTCGGATGTATTATAATTTTCACTGGTCGCAATTGCATGCCGATACAGCTCCTCCCAGCGCAACCCTTCAGAACCCCAACTTCACCCCAAAGCTTTCCTCTGGCCTAACCGTTACCACCGATCAGCGGGTTTTCCCCACACGAATGAATACCAGTGTGAATCGAGGGTATCGTGATGGAATTCTGGACAACGAAGGGAAACTCGTGCGGTTTGCTTCAGCATGCTCGCCCTGGGTTTACCGAGGCGGAACGTTTCCATCCACTTATAATGGGAATGTATTCGTGTGTGGTCCGGGTGCCAATATCGTTAAGCGAACCCTCATCACAGATCATGGCCTTAGGGTGAGCGCCATAAACGCCTATCCGGATAGAGAATTCCTGGCTTCCACAGACGAACGGTTTCGCCCGGTATCATTTGCGGGAGGTCCGGATGGATCACTGCATATTGTCGACATGTATCGGGGTGTCATTCAGCAGGCGGACTTTATAACGACCTATCTACGAAAGGATGTAATCGCGAGAAAACTAGAACAACCTGTCCACTATGGCCGGATTTTCCGAATTTGTTCCACCGGCAGTTCACCGACGGATCCTATAAACTTTCAAAGCCTCTCCACTTTGGAGTGGGTGAATCTACTTACTCATTCAAACGCCTGGATGCGGGACCATGCACAGCAGTGGTTAGTTTGGAAAAAACCGGATGAGGCAATTGCACCACTGAATGATTTGGCGAATGGAAAAAATGTTTTAGCAGCTATCCACGCACTTTGGACTCTGAGTGGAATGAAGCAAGACACGTTTCGAACCTGCCTGAACTTGATCCCCAAATCACACAACCAATTATCAATTACTGCCCGCACGCTTGCCACCGCTCAGGCCAACAACAAGAAACGTACCGACGACTTGGTTACAACCCTGGAAAAGCAGTTTCCGGAAAACGAAGCGTTGTCCTTCCACACGCTATTGGCGCTCAGTAAGATCAAGAAAACAGAGGAGGCCAAACTCACCAAAGACATCGTGTCACTGCACATGGAAAGCCCTTACATCCGGGAAGCCCTGATAAGTGGCTTGAACGAAAAAGAGAACGATTTCCTCAACGCTTATCTGCACGACTCCACCTGGTTGACACCTTCACCGGGTAAACAAGTTTTACTGCAAGACCTGGCCGCAACAGTGGTGCGTTCAAAAGACTCCATTGGTAAGGCCCACCTTTTTCAGTTCGCCACAGGATCTGACTGGAAAGCACAGGCGATCAAAGAAGGTTTACTCGTTGCTCTTATCGAGAGAGACACGCCTCTGACCTTCCCAAAAAATCCCGGCCTAAAGGATTCCCGCTTTCTGCCCTACCTTCAATGGCCGGGACATAATCCGGCTTCTGCTTCAGAGGCCCGGGCATTATCATCGGCAGAGAAACAGCTTTTTGTAGTGGGTCAGGCCATTTACGGAAATCTATGTGCGGCTTGCCACGGATCGGACGGAAAAGGATTGATGTCCCTGGGTCCGCCCCTGGCTCGATCCAAATGGGTCACTGGCGACCCGGAAAGACTGGCAAAGATACTGTTAAACGGCCTCGAAGGAGAGATTGAGGTAAACGGAAAAATCTACGCTCCACCTGAGATTCTACCCGCCATGCCGCCCATCGGCATGATGTCCGACACGGAAATCGCTGCCACGATCACATATATCCGCAGATCCTGGGGACACACCGCAGATCCTGTCACAAGAGGAGACATCACCCGAGTGCGCGACACGACCATGGCACAAATGGGTGCCTGGAAGGTCGAACAATTGTTGTCTGTCTCAGAATAA
- a CDS encoding arylsulfatase translates to MFRTLALCLLLIGSLVNARDPNILIILVDDLGYGDLKSYNPDSKIPTPHLDKLAARGMRFSDAHSAGSLCHPSRYGLITGQLPFRIDYSKWPKHALIEQDRMTLASLLKGEGYHTAMVGKWHLGFEENGYENPLPGGPVDVGFDSYFGIRASTDIPPYFYIDGDRALVPPVDRIENNYSGGVWTNIQGAFWREGGIAPNLQLEDVLPRFTDEAVGVIRDHARSESDKPLFLYLAYPAPHTPWLPSPAFDGISNNMYGDFTAMVDYMIGRVLTALEDSGMVEDTLVIFSSDNGPVWYAKDTERYDHASTGKMRGMKGDAYEGGHRMPFIVRWPGKVKQSSVSHQTICFTDVLATFADVVGSKLPKGQGPDSFSFLPALEGKDKPNTEARAPLVLVSARGHYSLRSGKWKYINGLGSGGFSEGFDKDYKAVERKPGDPTAQLYDMEKDSGETTNLWSKHPDVVKRLAAELDSMLKETHTRKY, encoded by the coding sequence ATGTTTAGAACCCTTGCCCTTTGTTTATTGTTAATTGGTTCCCTGGTGAATGCCAGGGACCCGAACATCCTGATTATTCTGGTCGATGATTTAGGCTATGGAGACCTGAAGAGCTATAATCCAGACTCCAAAATTCCGACGCCTCATCTCGATAAATTGGCGGCTAGAGGCATGCGGTTTTCAGACGCTCATTCGGCCGGCTCCCTTTGCCATCCGTCTCGCTACGGTTTGATAACAGGACAATTGCCGTTTCGTATCGACTACTCAAAATGGCCGAAGCACGCCTTGATCGAGCAGGACCGAATGACCTTGGCTTCTCTTTTGAAGGGAGAAGGCTATCATACCGCGATGGTCGGTAAGTGGCATCTTGGATTTGAAGAAAATGGTTATGAGAATCCCCTGCCTGGTGGTCCGGTCGATGTGGGATTCGATTCTTATTTCGGCATTCGTGCTTCAACCGATATTCCTCCTTACTTTTACATCGATGGTGATCGGGCGTTGGTGCCGCCCGTTGATCGAATTGAAAATAATTACAGTGGTGGAGTTTGGACAAATATTCAGGGTGCCTTTTGGCGTGAAGGTGGTATTGCTCCGAACCTTCAACTGGAGGATGTGTTGCCACGTTTCACCGATGAAGCGGTTGGTGTTATTCGGGATCACGCCCGATCGGAAAGCGATAAACCGTTGTTCCTTTATTTAGCTTACCCTGCGCCGCATACCCCCTGGCTGCCATCTCCCGCTTTCGATGGTATCAGCAACAACATGTATGGCGACTTTACCGCCATGGTCGATTACATGATCGGTCGTGTGCTGACCGCTCTTGAGGATTCAGGCATGGTGGAAGATACGCTGGTGATTTTCAGTTCGGACAATGGTCCGGTGTGGTATGCCAAAGATACGGAGCGTTACGATCATGCTTCCACGGGCAAGATGCGAGGAATGAAAGGGGACGCCTATGAAGGCGGACACAGAATGCCTTTTATCGTTCGTTGGCCGGGAAAGGTTAAGCAGAGTTCGGTTTCCCATCAGACCATCTGTTTTACCGATGTGCTGGCTACCTTTGCTGACGTGGTTGGAAGTAAGTTGCCGAAAGGACAAGGGCCTGACAGCTTTTCGTTTTTGCCCGCTTTAGAAGGTAAGGATAAACCCAATACCGAGGCGCGCGCTCCGTTGGTGCTTGTTTCTGCTCGTGGGCATTACTCCCTGCGCTCTGGAAAATGGAAATACATTAACGGTCTCGGGTCCGGTGGATTCTCCGAAGGCTTCGACAAGGATTATAAAGCTGTCGAACGAAAGCCTGGCGATCCAACAGCCCAATTATATGACATGGAAAAAGACTCTGGCGAGACCACCAACCTTTGGAGTAAACATCCGGATGTAGTGAAGCGATTAGCCGCCGAACTCGATAGTATGTTGAAGGAAACTCATACGAGGAAATATTAA
- a CDS encoding arylsulfatase, producing the protein MRIYGILLVGLLITHCSPLFAASPPNILLIVADDLGYSDLGCYGGEINTPNLDQLAADGVRLTQFYNTGRCCPSRASILTGQYPHAVDLGHMTIDLNRPGYRGRVSGDAQTIAQVLKPAGYRSFIAGKWHLGTDDPTKHGFEEFYGTLTSSKQFFDQDHLIRKPEGRKARRYEEGEFYATDAITDHALDFLNLARETPGRPWFLYLAHSAPHFPLQAPKAEIEKYADRYLDGWDQLRAERLERMKALGIVDASTGLTPRSPYWNYGETETGVNPAWDDIKDPDRRADLARRMAIFAAMVDRMDQQIGRVVDDLKANGEFENTLIIFLSDNGACAEWDWRGFDTQSSNNNILHKGNDLNQMGGPETFHSVGSGWANLSNTPWRMYKHYNHEGGINSPGIIHWSGYLGAQAGQLYHRPAHIIDLMPTIVTASGVGYNGNLPLPGTDLVAQVLGEEEELRTLYFEHESNRAVREGNWKLVAHKYKSWELYDMTSVRTEEIDVSKKYHDVVTRLSAKWDDWAEENNVTLLPKDYGVRYLPKLD; encoded by the coding sequence ATGAGAATCTACGGTATACTTTTAGTTGGCCTACTCATTACTCACTGTTCTCCGCTCTTTGCTGCTTCCCCTCCCAACATCCTTCTCATCGTTGCGGACGACCTTGGCTACAGTGACCTGGGTTGCTACGGCGGGGAGATCAATACTCCCAATCTCGATCAGCTTGCTGCTGATGGTGTCCGCCTGACTCAGTTTTATAACACGGGTCGTTGCTGTCCGTCCCGTGCCAGCATCCTCACAGGGCAGTACCCTCATGCGGTGGATCTGGGACATATGACCATCGATTTGAACCGACCCGGATATCGAGGCCGTGTTTCTGGCGACGCCCAAACGATTGCTCAGGTTTTGAAGCCCGCTGGTTATCGTTCCTTTATTGCCGGTAAGTGGCATTTGGGTACGGACGATCCTACGAAGCACGGCTTTGAGGAGTTTTACGGGACCTTGACAAGTTCGAAACAGTTCTTCGATCAGGATCACTTAATCCGTAAACCGGAAGGACGAAAGGCAAGGCGTTACGAAGAAGGCGAGTTCTATGCGACGGATGCGATCACGGATCATGCGCTTGATTTCCTGAATCTGGCCCGGGAAACACCTGGTCGTCCCTGGTTTTTGTATTTGGCGCATTCGGCCCCGCATTTTCCGCTTCAGGCGCCAAAGGCGGAGATAGAAAAGTATGCCGATCGTTATCTGGACGGTTGGGATCAGTTGCGAGCGGAGAGGTTGGAGCGGATGAAGGCTCTAGGTATTGTGGATGCTTCGACCGGGTTAACGCCAAGGTCTCCTTATTGGAATTACGGTGAAACAGAAACGGGAGTGAATCCTGCCTGGGACGATATCAAGGACCCTGATCGTCGAGCAGACCTTGCAAGACGGATGGCGATCTTTGCCGCTATGGTGGATCGCATGGATCAACAAATCGGTCGAGTGGTGGATGATCTCAAAGCGAACGGAGAGTTTGAGAATACTCTGATCATTTTCCTTTCAGATAATGGTGCTTGTGCGGAATGGGATTGGCGTGGATTCGATACTCAATCGAGCAATAACAACATCCTGCATAAGGGAAATGATCTGAACCAAATGGGAGGGCCTGAAACGTTTCACAGTGTCGGATCCGGCTGGGCCAATCTCTCCAACACGCCTTGGCGCATGTACAAACACTATAACCATGAAGGTGGAATCAATTCACCCGGGATCATTCACTGGTCTGGCTATTTGGGTGCCCAAGCCGGACAATTATATCATCGACCTGCTCACATCATTGATCTTATGCCAACGATAGTAACTGCAAGTGGCGTAGGCTATAACGGAAATCTACCGCTGCCCGGAACAGATTTGGTTGCACAGGTTCTGGGTGAAGAGGAGGAGCTGCGGACTTTGTATTTTGAACATGAAAGCAATCGAGCGGTTCGCGAAGGAAACTGGAAGTTGGTGGCACACAAGTATAAATCTTGGGAATTGTATGATATGACCTCAGTTCGAACAGAGGAAATTGACGTGTCGAAAAAGTATCATGACGTTGTTACGCGCTTAAGTGCTAAGTGGGACGACTGGGCTGAGGAAAACAACGTGACGCTGTTACCAAAGGATTACGGGGTGAGGTATTTGCCGAAACTAGATTGA